From one Drosophila subpulchrella strain 33 F10 #4 breed RU33 chromosome 3L, RU_Dsub_v1.1 Primary Assembly, whole genome shotgun sequence genomic stretch:
- the LOC119554789 gene encoding vacuolar protein sorting-associated protein 26C, translating into MGSLLFDIKLKRENKVYHENDMLLGCVQFQCSQETKHEGITLYLEGIVNLQLSAKTVGLFDAFYNSVKPINLLQNSLELSAPGKLSAGRSEFHFELPLVCKKEPRILYETYHGVFINVNYQLNCTLKRNFLGKSMNRIQQFCVQYKPVPLGEDSLKVVPFSLSPDSLQKNASAKERLSMPRFLITGRLDRSENCVTTPITGSITVQHTEAAIKSIEMQLVRVETCGCDEGYSKDATEIQTIQIADGNVLPKLELPIYMVLPRLFTCPTLLTKNFKIEFELNLVVVFKEDYTVSENFKIVLKRSAGPLPSKITTAGR; encoded by the exons ATGGGTTCGTTACTCtttgatattaaattaaagaGAGAGAATAAGGTTTACCACGAAAAT GACATGCTGTTGGGCTGCGTGCAGTTCCAGTGCTCGCAGGAGACGAAACACGAAGGCATTACATTGTATCTGGAGGGAATCGTTAATCTGCAATTAAGCGCCAAGACAGTGGGCCTATTCGATGCTTTCTATAACTCGGTGAAACCCATTAATCTACTGCAGAACAGCCTGGAGTTATCTGCCCCCGGAAAGCTGAGCGCCGGTCGCTCGGAGTTCCATTTTGAACTGCCTTTGGTGTGCAAAAAGGAGCCGCGAATTCTTTATGAAACTTACCATGGTGTTTTCATCAACGTTAATTATCAGCTAAACTGCACTCTAAAGCGGAATTTTCTGGGCAAATCCATGAACAGAATCCAACAGTTCTGCGTTCAGTATAAACCAGTGCCTTTGGGTGAGGATTCCCTGAAGGTTGTGCCCTTCAGCTTGAGCCCGGATTCGCTGCAGAAGAATGCCAGCGCCAAGGAGAGATTGTCCATGCCTAGGTTCCTCATCACAGGACGTCTGGATCGAAGTGAAAACTGTGTAACCACACCGATTACCGGCAGCATTACAGTTCAGCACACGGAGGCGGCCATCAAGTCCATTGAAATGCAATTGGTTCGCGTGGAAACCTGCGGATGCGATGAGGGATATTCCAAGGATGCCACCGAAATCCAGACCATTCAAATAGCCGATGGTAATGTGCTGCCGAAGCTGGAATTACCCATCTATATGGTCCTGCCCAGGTTGTTCACCTGCCCCACGCTGCTCACCAAGAATTTCAAAATAG AGTTTGAACTGAATCTGGTTGTGGTGTTTAAGGAGGACTATACTGTCAgtgaaaactttaaaatagttttaaaacgCTCGGCAGGCCCCTTGCCCAGCAAAATAACTACTGCAGGACGTTAA
- the LOC119554791 gene encoding coiled-coil-helix-coiled-coil-helix domain-containing protein 7 — MPRNLNAERDNPCLKEQELSFKCLNKNNFDRDKCEVYFANYNNCKEFWNKVKSERRAKGIAPYLPPLEERDAIKAEYMKGKPQQS; from the exons aTGCCTCGCAATTTAAATGCAGAGAGGGACAACCCCTGCCTGAAG GAACAGGAGCTGTCTTTCAAATGCCTCAACAAAAACAACTTTGATCGCGACAAGTGCGAAGTATATTTTGCAAATTATAATAACTGCAAGGAGTTCTGG AACAAAGTAAAAAGCGAAAGAAGAGCGAAGGGAATAGCTCCATATTTGCCGCCCTTGGAGGAACGCGATGCTATAAAAGCCGAATACATGAAAGGAAAACCTCAACAAAGCTGA
- the LOC119554790 gene encoding distal membrane-arm assembly complex protein 2, which produces MLQSLSRGFRPLGRCGTRMASTLPTNQAQPGEEVEVSATVKRIRAELAADKQKLKWRTPIGDRPEDWSSKLKLFSNAEQTSDFIVMMQKPIDLSPRNIRQWWDNREERIERHMQQFVPERHKILGAELAAAHFILYRGGAAKFLNDSRWHRATEDGEFNLPNKFDPRYKVEALRCDNMVLYYEGLENLRCLDSLKFLSFHNVKTFDDWCLDRISGGGFTHLEVLDLSGTEITTNGLSCLYRLPQLKLLILDDPKETLELELATAMLEESMPALKIVGADVIHSHG; this is translated from the coding sequence ATGTTGCAGAGCCTGTCGCGTGGATTTCGTCCCCTAGGACGATGTGGCACTCGGATGGCCTCCACCCTGCCCACAAATCAGGCGCAGCCAGGCGAGGAAGTGGAGGTCAGTGCCACCGTGAAGAGGATTCGAGCGGAATTGGCTGCCGACAAACAGAAACTAAAGTGGAGAACTCCCATTGGCGACCGGCCGGAGGATTGGAGCAGCAAGCTGAAGCTCTTCTCCAACGCCGAGCAGACCTCCGATTTCATTGTGATGATGCAGAAGCCCATCGATCTGAGTCCCAGGAACATACGGCAGTGGTGGGACAACCGGGAGGAGCGGATCGAGCGGCACATGCAGCAGTTTGTCCCGGAAAGGCACAAGATTCTGGGCGCCGAACTGGCTGCGGCGCATTTCATCCTGTATCGCGGTGGTGCCGCCAAGTTCCTCAACGATTCCCGCTGGCATCGGGCCACCGAGGATGGTGAATTCAACCTGCCCAATAAGTTCGATCCTCGCTACAAGGTGGAGGCCTTGAGGTGTGATAACATGGTTCTCTACTACGAGGGATTGGAGAATCTGCGCTGCCTGGATTCCCTTAAATTTCTGTCCTTCCACAATGTCAAAACCTTCGATGACTGGTGTCTGGACAGGATTTCGGGTGGTGGCTTTACGCATCTGGAAGTGCTCGACCTCTCGGGCACCGAAATTACCACCAATGGACTGTCCTGTCTGTATCGCCTGCCGCAGCTTAAATTACTTATCCTCGATGATCCCAAGGAGACTCTGGAGTTGGAATTGGCCACGGCCATGCTGGAGGAGTCCATGCCGGCTCTAAAAATAGTGGGCGCCGATGTTATTCACAGCCATGGCTAA
- the LOC119554055 gene encoding serine/threonine-protein kinase PITSLRE isoform X1, producing MVNSSGSEDGQLRSPNDGHYHSRGEDDEHEADSDALYIQPPQASRESGSGSRREKKKHSRERRRHKERDDVGGGAGLGPERDHRYDYRNREEHYHHHHRDRGSNVAAAYQKHHLGHAYHYPQPPQQQQQPLPPAPSYAAHHHHHHQHLGGARAAPRGDYHSYPSGYHSSSRHGDYPMEEPPRRGSKYAESKDAESLEQDLRSRLLKKRHNYVKDYETEENYEHRGERSERREGGRKERERTGRSSHKQNRHERVIELLDSPEPEHQHQHQHKSHRSKWREEVEVSRRKVNEDLELLARRDKLLAAERDSRQRKQTARDELEARRELLRERNEHSDALSPTAVAASVTAGLNIQVKRKSKPDSYEKEVKHKKRREEEIEVIRDDEDEESEESDSNEEDHEVDSAESATESGSEESYASKKKSKIKPKPQVEDDDEDLPLPDSPLSVGELYKSPKQRQRSRSVSSKSSSQTSRSSRSRSRSRSQSSLEDEEDRRDAGTAASPSSSTRSEERGMTQQQSEEKPDEKLKEKAQKSLEEQVPCDDKGVPLPNYYPGVQGCRSVEEFQCLNRIEEGTYGVVYRAKDKRTNEIVALKRLKMEKEKEGFPITSLREINTLLKGQHPNIVTVREIVVGSNMDKIFIVMDYVEHDLKSLMETMKNRKQSFFPGEVKCLTQQLLKAVAHLHDNWILHRDLKTSNLLLSHKGILKVGDFGLAREYGSPIKKYTSLVVTLWYRAPELLLCSPVYSTPIDVWSVGCIFAEFLQMLPLFPGKSEIDELNRIFKELGTPNEKIWPGYTELPAVKNMLSQNSQFTEYPVSQLRKHFQEKTSDMGLSLLQGLLTFDPKQRLTADAALKHGYFKELPLPIDPSMFPTWPAKSELGARKAQASSPKPPSGGSQFKQLGRDDPIAVGPGNKLSSGIITGNKKSHGAGGSSASTGFVLNAGITQRQLAMGPGFSLKF from the exons ATGGTCAATTCATCTGGCAGCGAGGACGGCCAGCTGCGGAGCCCCAACGATGggcattatcacag CCGAGGCGAGGATGATGAGCACGAGGCGGACTCCGATGCTCTGTACATACAACCACCGCAGGCCAGTCGGGAATCGGGATCCGGTTCCAGGCGAGAGAAGAAGAAACATTCCCGCGAACGTCGACGCCACAAGGAGCGGGATGATGTGGGCGGTGGCGCCGGACTAGGACCGGAACGCGATCATCGCTATGATTATCGAAACCGGGAGGAGCACTACCACCATCATCATCGCGATAGGGGCAGTAATGTGGCTGCGGCATATCAGAAACACCACCTGGGGCACGCCTACCATTACCCCCAGCCGccgcaacaacagcagcagcccCTGCCGCCAGCTCCCAGCTATGCTGCCcaccaccatcatcatcaccagCATTTAGGCGGAGCCAGGGCTGCTCCCCGTGGCGATTACCATTCCTATCCTTCGGGCTATCACTCGAGCAGTCGACACGGCGACTATCCCATGGAGGAGCCACCGCGACGTGGTAGCAAATACGCGGAGAGCAAGGATGCGGAGAGCCTGGAGCAGGATTTGCGTTCCAGGCTGCTGAAAAAGCGGCATAACTACGTTAAGGACTATGAAACGGAGGAGAACTACGAGCATCGTGGCGAGCGGAGTGAGCGACGCGAAGGCGGTCGCAAGGAGCGGGAGCGGACTGGGCGAAGTAGTCACAAGCAAAACCGACACGAACGCGTCATCGAGCTGCTGGACAGTCCCGAACCGGAGCACCAACATCAGCACCAGCACAAGTCGCATCGCAGCAAGTGGCGCGAGGAGGTGGAGGTCAGCCGAAGAAAGGTAAACGAGGACCTGGAGTTGCTGGCTCGCAGGGACAAGCTCCTCGCCGCCGAGCGTGACAGTCGCCAGCGAAAGCAGACGGCTCGGGACGAGCTAGAGGCTCGGCGGGAGTTGCTACGCGAGCGAAACGAGCACAGTGATGCACTGAGTCCAACGGCAGTGGCTGCTAGTGTAACCGCCGGTCTAAACATTCAAGTCAAGCGGAAGTCCAAGCCAGATAGCTACGAGAAAGAGGTCAAACACAAGAAGCGGCGGGAGGAGGAGATCGAGGTCATCCGGGATGATGAGGATGAGGAAAGCGAGGAGAGCGACTCCAACGAGGAGGATCACGAGGTGGACAGCGCAGAAAGCGCCACAGAATCGGGCAGTGAAGAAAGCTATGCTAGCAAaaagaagagcaagatcaaACCCAAGCCACAGGTGGAGGATGACGACGAGGATTTGCCCTTGCCCGACAGTCCACTCAGCGTGGGTGAGCTCTACAAGTCACCCAAGCAGCGCCAGCGATCTCGCTCTGTCAGCTCCAAGAGCAGCTCCCAGACCAGCCGGAGCAGTCGCTCCAGATCTCGTTCCCGAAGTCAAAGCAGCCTGGAGGATGAGGAGGATAGGCGGGATGCAGGAACAGCTGCCTCACCCAGCAGCAGCACACGTAGCGAGGAGCGCGGGATGACTCAACAGCAGTCGGAAGAGAAGCCGGACGAAAAACTTAAGGAAAAGGCACAGAAGTCACTGGAGGAACAAGTTCCATGCGATGACAAGGGCGTTCCCCTGCCCAACTATTATCCCGGCGTGCAGGGCTGCCGCTCCGTTGAGGAGTTCCAGTGTCTCAATCGCATCGAAGAGGGGACCTACGGCGTGGTGTATCGTGCCAAGGACAAAAGGACCAACGAGATTGTGGCCCTCAAGCGGCTAAAGATGGAGAAGGAAAAGGAGGGCTTTCCCATCACGTCCCTCAGGGAGATTAACACTCTTCTCAAGGGCCAGCATCCGAATATTGTGACCGTTCGAGAGATTGTGGTCGGTTCCAACATGGACAAGATCTTTATTGTTATGGACTATGTGGAACACGATCTTAAATCTCTGATGGAAACGATGAAGAATCGTAAGCAGAGCTTCTTCCCCGGAGAAGTCAAGTGCCTGACGCAGCAACTCCTGAAGGCGGTGGCTCATCTCCACGACAACTGGATCTTGCATCGTGACCTGAAGACCTCCAACCTTCTGTTGTCCCACAAGGGCATACTCAAAGTGGGCGACTTTGGCTTGGCCAGAGAGTACGGATCGCCAATCAAAAAGTACACATCGCTGGTGGTTACTTTGTGGTACCGTGCACCCGAGCTGCTACTCTGTTCGCCCGTTTACTCCACGCCCATCGATGTCTGGTCGGTGGGCTGCATTTTTGCCGAATTCCTGCAGATGCTGCCGCTTTTCCCGGGCAAATCGGAGATCGATGAGCTGAATAGGATCTTCAAG GAATTGGGCACTCCCAACGAGAAGATCTGGCCCGGCTACACCGAGCTACCCGCCGTGAAGAACATGCTGTCGCAGAACTCTCAGTTCACAGAGTATCCCGTCTCGCAGCTGCGCAAGCACTTCCAGGAGAAGACCTCCGACATGGGTCTGTCGCTGCTGCAGGGCCTGCTGACGTTCGATCCGAAACAAAGACTGACGGCCGACGCGGCCCTGAAGCACGGCTACTTTAAGGAGCTGCCACTGCCCATCGATCCCTCCATGTTTCCCACCTGGCCGGCCAAGAGTGAACTCGGGGCCCGCAAAGCTCAGGCCTCGTCGCCCAAGCCGCCGTCCGGTGGCTCGCAGTTCAAGCAACTGGGACGCGACGATCCCATCGCCGTGGGTCCGGGAAACAAGCTTTCATCTGGCATTATCACCGGTAACAAGAAGAGCCACGGAGCTGGTGGATCGTCGGCCAGCACGGGATTCGTCCTGAACGCTGGGATAACGCAACGCCAGCTGGCCATGGGACCGGGATTCAGTCTGAAGTTCTGA
- the LOC119554055 gene encoding serine/threonine-protein kinase PITSLRE isoform X2 has translation MCCWRRGEDDEHEADSDALYIQPPQASRESGSGSRREKKKHSRERRRHKERDDVGGGAGLGPERDHRYDYRNREEHYHHHHRDRGSNVAAAYQKHHLGHAYHYPQPPQQQQQPLPPAPSYAAHHHHHHQHLGGARAAPRGDYHSYPSGYHSSSRHGDYPMEEPPRRGSKYAESKDAESLEQDLRSRLLKKRHNYVKDYETEENYEHRGERSERREGGRKERERTGRSSHKQNRHERVIELLDSPEPEHQHQHQHKSHRSKWREEVEVSRRKVNEDLELLARRDKLLAAERDSRQRKQTARDELEARRELLRERNEHSDALSPTAVAASVTAGLNIQVKRKSKPDSYEKEVKHKKRREEEIEVIRDDEDEESEESDSNEEDHEVDSAESATESGSEESYASKKKSKIKPKPQVEDDDEDLPLPDSPLSVGELYKSPKQRQRSRSVSSKSSSQTSRSSRSRSRSRSQSSLEDEEDRRDAGTAASPSSSTRSEERGMTQQQSEEKPDEKLKEKAQKSLEEQVPCDDKGVPLPNYYPGVQGCRSVEEFQCLNRIEEGTYGVVYRAKDKRTNEIVALKRLKMEKEKEGFPITSLREINTLLKGQHPNIVTVREIVVGSNMDKIFIVMDYVEHDLKSLMETMKNRKQSFFPGEVKCLTQQLLKAVAHLHDNWILHRDLKTSNLLLSHKGILKVGDFGLAREYGSPIKKYTSLVVTLWYRAPELLLCSPVYSTPIDVWSVGCIFAEFLQMLPLFPGKSEIDELNRIFKELGTPNEKIWPGYTELPAVKNMLSQNSQFTEYPVSQLRKHFQEKTSDMGLSLLQGLLTFDPKQRLTADAALKHGYFKELPLPIDPSMFPTWPAKSELGARKAQASSPKPPSGGSQFKQLGRDDPIAVGPGNKLSSGIITGNKKSHGAGGSSASTGFVLNAGITQRQLAMGPGFSLKF, from the exons ATGTGCTGCTGGCG CCGAGGCGAGGATGATGAGCACGAGGCGGACTCCGATGCTCTGTACATACAACCACCGCAGGCCAGTCGGGAATCGGGATCCGGTTCCAGGCGAGAGAAGAAGAAACATTCCCGCGAACGTCGACGCCACAAGGAGCGGGATGATGTGGGCGGTGGCGCCGGACTAGGACCGGAACGCGATCATCGCTATGATTATCGAAACCGGGAGGAGCACTACCACCATCATCATCGCGATAGGGGCAGTAATGTGGCTGCGGCATATCAGAAACACCACCTGGGGCACGCCTACCATTACCCCCAGCCGccgcaacaacagcagcagcccCTGCCGCCAGCTCCCAGCTATGCTGCCcaccaccatcatcatcaccagCATTTAGGCGGAGCCAGGGCTGCTCCCCGTGGCGATTACCATTCCTATCCTTCGGGCTATCACTCGAGCAGTCGACACGGCGACTATCCCATGGAGGAGCCACCGCGACGTGGTAGCAAATACGCGGAGAGCAAGGATGCGGAGAGCCTGGAGCAGGATTTGCGTTCCAGGCTGCTGAAAAAGCGGCATAACTACGTTAAGGACTATGAAACGGAGGAGAACTACGAGCATCGTGGCGAGCGGAGTGAGCGACGCGAAGGCGGTCGCAAGGAGCGGGAGCGGACTGGGCGAAGTAGTCACAAGCAAAACCGACACGAACGCGTCATCGAGCTGCTGGACAGTCCCGAACCGGAGCACCAACATCAGCACCAGCACAAGTCGCATCGCAGCAAGTGGCGCGAGGAGGTGGAGGTCAGCCGAAGAAAGGTAAACGAGGACCTGGAGTTGCTGGCTCGCAGGGACAAGCTCCTCGCCGCCGAGCGTGACAGTCGCCAGCGAAAGCAGACGGCTCGGGACGAGCTAGAGGCTCGGCGGGAGTTGCTACGCGAGCGAAACGAGCACAGTGATGCACTGAGTCCAACGGCAGTGGCTGCTAGTGTAACCGCCGGTCTAAACATTCAAGTCAAGCGGAAGTCCAAGCCAGATAGCTACGAGAAAGAGGTCAAACACAAGAAGCGGCGGGAGGAGGAGATCGAGGTCATCCGGGATGATGAGGATGAGGAAAGCGAGGAGAGCGACTCCAACGAGGAGGATCACGAGGTGGACAGCGCAGAAAGCGCCACAGAATCGGGCAGTGAAGAAAGCTATGCTAGCAAaaagaagagcaagatcaaACCCAAGCCACAGGTGGAGGATGACGACGAGGATTTGCCCTTGCCCGACAGTCCACTCAGCGTGGGTGAGCTCTACAAGTCACCCAAGCAGCGCCAGCGATCTCGCTCTGTCAGCTCCAAGAGCAGCTCCCAGACCAGCCGGAGCAGTCGCTCCAGATCTCGTTCCCGAAGTCAAAGCAGCCTGGAGGATGAGGAGGATAGGCGGGATGCAGGAACAGCTGCCTCACCCAGCAGCAGCACACGTAGCGAGGAGCGCGGGATGACTCAACAGCAGTCGGAAGAGAAGCCGGACGAAAAACTTAAGGAAAAGGCACAGAAGTCACTGGAGGAACAAGTTCCATGCGATGACAAGGGCGTTCCCCTGCCCAACTATTATCCCGGCGTGCAGGGCTGCCGCTCCGTTGAGGAGTTCCAGTGTCTCAATCGCATCGAAGAGGGGACCTACGGCGTGGTGTATCGTGCCAAGGACAAAAGGACCAACGAGATTGTGGCCCTCAAGCGGCTAAAGATGGAGAAGGAAAAGGAGGGCTTTCCCATCACGTCCCTCAGGGAGATTAACACTCTTCTCAAGGGCCAGCATCCGAATATTGTGACCGTTCGAGAGATTGTGGTCGGTTCCAACATGGACAAGATCTTTATTGTTATGGACTATGTGGAACACGATCTTAAATCTCTGATGGAAACGATGAAGAATCGTAAGCAGAGCTTCTTCCCCGGAGAAGTCAAGTGCCTGACGCAGCAACTCCTGAAGGCGGTGGCTCATCTCCACGACAACTGGATCTTGCATCGTGACCTGAAGACCTCCAACCTTCTGTTGTCCCACAAGGGCATACTCAAAGTGGGCGACTTTGGCTTGGCCAGAGAGTACGGATCGCCAATCAAAAAGTACACATCGCTGGTGGTTACTTTGTGGTACCGTGCACCCGAGCTGCTACTCTGTTCGCCCGTTTACTCCACGCCCATCGATGTCTGGTCGGTGGGCTGCATTTTTGCCGAATTCCTGCAGATGCTGCCGCTTTTCCCGGGCAAATCGGAGATCGATGAGCTGAATAGGATCTTCAAG GAATTGGGCACTCCCAACGAGAAGATCTGGCCCGGCTACACCGAGCTACCCGCCGTGAAGAACATGCTGTCGCAGAACTCTCAGTTCACAGAGTATCCCGTCTCGCAGCTGCGCAAGCACTTCCAGGAGAAGACCTCCGACATGGGTCTGTCGCTGCTGCAGGGCCTGCTGACGTTCGATCCGAAACAAAGACTGACGGCCGACGCGGCCCTGAAGCACGGCTACTTTAAGGAGCTGCCACTGCCCATCGATCCCTCCATGTTTCCCACCTGGCCGGCCAAGAGTGAACTCGGGGCCCGCAAAGCTCAGGCCTCGTCGCCCAAGCCGCCGTCCGGTGGCTCGCAGTTCAAGCAACTGGGACGCGACGATCCCATCGCCGTGGGTCCGGGAAACAAGCTTTCATCTGGCATTATCACCGGTAACAAGAAGAGCCACGGAGCTGGTGGATCGTCGGCCAGCACGGGATTCGTCCTGAACGCTGGGATAACGCAACGCCAGCTGGCCATGGGACCGGGATTCAGTCTGAAGTTCTGA
- the LOC119554055 gene encoding serine/threonine-protein kinase PITSLRE isoform X3, translating into MEEPPRRGSKYAESKDAESLEQDLRSRLLKKRHNYVKDYETEENYEHRGERSERREGGRKERERTGRSSHKQNRHERVIELLDSPEPEHQHQHQHKSHRSKWREEVEVSRRKVNEDLELLARRDKLLAAERDSRQRKQTARDELEARRELLRERNEHSDALSPTAVAASVTAGLNIQVKRKSKPDSYEKEVKHKKRREEEIEVIRDDEDEESEESDSNEEDHEVDSAESATESGSEESYASKKKSKIKPKPQVEDDDEDLPLPDSPLSVGELYKSPKQRQRSRSVSSKSSSQTSRSSRSRSRSRSQSSLEDEEDRRDAGTAASPSSSTRSEERGMTQQQSEEKPDEKLKEKAQKSLEEQVPCDDKGVPLPNYYPGVQGCRSVEEFQCLNRIEEGTYGVVYRAKDKRTNEIVALKRLKMEKEKEGFPITSLREINTLLKGQHPNIVTVREIVVGSNMDKIFIVMDYVEHDLKSLMETMKNRKQSFFPGEVKCLTQQLLKAVAHLHDNWILHRDLKTSNLLLSHKGILKVGDFGLAREYGSPIKKYTSLVVTLWYRAPELLLCSPVYSTPIDVWSVGCIFAEFLQMLPLFPGKSEIDELNRIFKELGTPNEKIWPGYTELPAVKNMLSQNSQFTEYPVSQLRKHFQEKTSDMGLSLLQGLLTFDPKQRLTADAALKHGYFKELPLPIDPSMFPTWPAKSELGARKAQASSPKPPSGGSQFKQLGRDDPIAVGPGNKLSSGIITGNKKSHGAGGSSASTGFVLNAGITQRQLAMGPGFSLKF; encoded by the exons ATGGAGGAGCCACCGCGACGTGGTAGCAAATACGCGGAGAGCAAGGATGCGGAGAGCCTGGAGCAGGATTTGCGTTCCAGGCTGCTGAAAAAGCGGCATAACTACGTTAAGGACTATGAAACGGAGGAGAACTACGAGCATCGTGGCGAGCGGAGTGAGCGACGCGAAGGCGGTCGCAAGGAGCGGGAGCGGACTGGGCGAAGTAGTCACAAGCAAAACCGACACGAACGCGTCATCGAGCTGCTGGACAGTCCCGAACCGGAGCACCAACATCAGCACCAGCACAAGTCGCATCGCAGCAAGTGGCGCGAGGAGGTGGAGGTCAGCCGAAGAAAGGTAAACGAGGACCTGGAGTTGCTGGCTCGCAGGGACAAGCTCCTCGCCGCCGAGCGTGACAGTCGCCAGCGAAAGCAGACGGCTCGGGACGAGCTAGAGGCTCGGCGGGAGTTGCTACGCGAGCGAAACGAGCACAGTGATGCACTGAGTCCAACGGCAGTGGCTGCTAGTGTAACCGCCGGTCTAAACATTCAAGTCAAGCGGAAGTCCAAGCCAGATAGCTACGAGAAAGAGGTCAAACACAAGAAGCGGCGGGAGGAGGAGATCGAGGTCATCCGGGATGATGAGGATGAGGAAAGCGAGGAGAGCGACTCCAACGAGGAGGATCACGAGGTGGACAGCGCAGAAAGCGCCACAGAATCGGGCAGTGAAGAAAGCTATGCTAGCAAaaagaagagcaagatcaaACCCAAGCCACAGGTGGAGGATGACGACGAGGATTTGCCCTTGCCCGACAGTCCACTCAGCGTGGGTGAGCTCTACAAGTCACCCAAGCAGCGCCAGCGATCTCGCTCTGTCAGCTCCAAGAGCAGCTCCCAGACCAGCCGGAGCAGTCGCTCCAGATCTCGTTCCCGAAGTCAAAGCAGCCTGGAGGATGAGGAGGATAGGCGGGATGCAGGAACAGCTGCCTCACCCAGCAGCAGCACACGTAGCGAGGAGCGCGGGATGACTCAACAGCAGTCGGAAGAGAAGCCGGACGAAAAACTTAAGGAAAAGGCACAGAAGTCACTGGAGGAACAAGTTCCATGCGATGACAAGGGCGTTCCCCTGCCCAACTATTATCCCGGCGTGCAGGGCTGCCGCTCCGTTGAGGAGTTCCAGTGTCTCAATCGCATCGAAGAGGGGACCTACGGCGTGGTGTATCGTGCCAAGGACAAAAGGACCAACGAGATTGTGGCCCTCAAGCGGCTAAAGATGGAGAAGGAAAAGGAGGGCTTTCCCATCACGTCCCTCAGGGAGATTAACACTCTTCTCAAGGGCCAGCATCCGAATATTGTGACCGTTCGAGAGATTGTGGTCGGTTCCAACATGGACAAGATCTTTATTGTTATGGACTATGTGGAACACGATCTTAAATCTCTGATGGAAACGATGAAGAATCGTAAGCAGAGCTTCTTCCCCGGAGAAGTCAAGTGCCTGACGCAGCAACTCCTGAAGGCGGTGGCTCATCTCCACGACAACTGGATCTTGCATCGTGACCTGAAGACCTCCAACCTTCTGTTGTCCCACAAGGGCATACTCAAAGTGGGCGACTTTGGCTTGGCCAGAGAGTACGGATCGCCAATCAAAAAGTACACATCGCTGGTGGTTACTTTGTGGTACCGTGCACCCGAGCTGCTACTCTGTTCGCCCGTTTACTCCACGCCCATCGATGTCTGGTCGGTGGGCTGCATTTTTGCCGAATTCCTGCAGATGCTGCCGCTTTTCCCGGGCAAATCGGAGATCGATGAGCTGAATAGGATCTTCAAG GAATTGGGCACTCCCAACGAGAAGATCTGGCCCGGCTACACCGAGCTACCCGCCGTGAAGAACATGCTGTCGCAGAACTCTCAGTTCACAGAGTATCCCGTCTCGCAGCTGCGCAAGCACTTCCAGGAGAAGACCTCCGACATGGGTCTGTCGCTGCTGCAGGGCCTGCTGACGTTCGATCCGAAACAAAGACTGACGGCCGACGCGGCCCTGAAGCACGGCTACTTTAAGGAGCTGCCACTGCCCATCGATCCCTCCATGTTTCCCACCTGGCCGGCCAAGAGTGAACTCGGGGCCCGCAAAGCTCAGGCCTCGTCGCCCAAGCCGCCGTCCGGTGGCTCGCAGTTCAAGCAACTGGGACGCGACGATCCCATCGCCGTGGGTCCGGGAAACAAGCTTTCATCTGGCATTATCACCGGTAACAAGAAGAGCCACGGAGCTGGTGGATCGTCGGCCAGCACGGGATTCGTCCTGAACGCTGGGATAACGCAACGCCAGCTGGCCATGGGACCGGGATTCAGTCTGAAGTTCTGA